A genomic region of Zea mays cultivar B73 chromosome 6, Zm-B73-REFERENCE-NAM-5.0, whole genome shotgun sequence contains the following coding sequences:
- the LOC100283978 gene encoding lichenase-2 precursor gives MARQSAASMLATTTPLLLSVLANIAVVESIGVSYGMSGDNLPPASTVIGMYKDNGIPLMRIYAPDQAALQAVGGTGIRVVAGAPNDVLSSLAASPAAAASWVRNNIQAYPKVAFRCVCVGNEVEGGAAQSLVPAMENVRAALVAAGLDGIKVTTSVSQAILGGYKPPSAAEFTDEAQGFMGPVLRFLARTGAPLMASVYPYFTYATNPAAMDLSYALFTAPGTVLQDGAYEYQNLFDATVDSFYVAMANHGGSGVTLVVSESGWPSAGGVAASPENAAIYNQNLINHVGRGTPRHPGAIETILFSMFNENLKQSGVEQNWGLFYPNMQRVYPIKFN, from the exons ATGGCAAGGCAGAGTGCAGCCTCCATGTTGGCTACTACGACGCCGTTGCTTCTCAGCGTCTTGGCCAACATCG CCGTGGTGGAGTCCATCGGGGTGTCCTACGGCATGAGCGGCGACAACCTGCCGCCGGCGAGCACCGTCATCGGCATGTACAAGGACAACGGCATCCCGCTGATGCGGATCTACGCGCCGGACCAGGCGGCTCTCCAGGCCGTGGGCGGCACGGGCATCCGCGTCGTGGCCGGCGCGCCCAATGACGTGCTGTCCAGCCTCGCCGCCAGCCCCGCCGCGGCCGCGTCGTGGGTCCGCAACAACATCCAGGCCTACCCCAAGGTCGCCTTCCGCTGCGTCTGCGTGGGCAACGAGGTGGAAGGCGGCGCGGCGCAGAGCCTGGTCCCGGCCATGGAGAACGTCCGCGCCGCGCTGGTCGCCGCCGGCCTGGACGGCATCAAGGTCACCACGTCCGTGTCGCAGGCCATCCTCGGCGGCTACAAGCCGCCGTCCGCCGCCGAGTTCACGGACGAGGCGCAGGGGTTCATGGGCCCCGTCCTCAGGTTCCTGGCGCGCACCGGCGCGCCTCTCATGGCCAGCGTCTACCCCTACTTCACCTACGCCACCAACCCGGCTGCCATGGACCTCAGCTACGCGCTCTTCACCGCTCCGGGCACCGTCCTCCAGGACGGCGCCTACGAGTACCAGAACCTCTTCGACGCCACCGTCGACTCCTTCTACGTGGCGATGGCCAACCACGGGGGCTCCGGCGTCACCCTTGTGGTGTCGGAGAGCGGGTGGCCGTCCGCTGGCGGCGTCGCGGCGTCGCCCGAGAATGCGGCCATCTACAACCAGAACCTGATCAACCACGTCGGCCGGGGAACGCCGCGCCACCCGGGCGCCATCGAGACCATCCTCTTCTCCATGTTCAACGAGAACCTCAAGCAGAGCGGCGTGGAGCAGAACTGGGGGCTCTTCTACCCCAACATGCAGCGCGTCTACCCCATCAAGTTCAACTGA